From one Dermacentor andersoni chromosome 1, qqDerAnde1_hic_scaffold, whole genome shotgun sequence genomic stretch:
- the LOC140215407 gene encoding uncharacterized protein, whose protein sequence is MAWTYSARQKLVLALLVHRLRRKRRRSMYAREIFAERRTTGEYHQLVQELRQKDPEYHLKYFRMTKASFDRLLSLMYDRLIHPPNHRNPIGPAERLAVAIRFLTTGGSMLDIAFSYRMHASTVSGILKETLPAIWDCLSPVVLAQPSKDEWEAIRKNFDSKWNFPNAVGCIDGKHFAITCPDGSGSEFYNYKGFYSLIMLALADANYRFILVDIGAHGRMSDGSFFRKSAIRTSFENNTLDLPSGHNGLPLCIVGDATFPLRPYLMRPYPGRQ, encoded by the exons ATGGCTTGGACGTATTCCGCGCGACAGAAACTTGTCCTTGCGTTATTAGTGCACCGCCTCCGACGGAAGCGCAGGCGCTCCATGTACGCTCGTGAAATTTTCGCGGAACGGAGAACCACCGGCGAGTACCACCAGCTAGTGCAAGAGCTGCGGCAGAAGGACCCGGAGTACCATCTCAAGTATTTCAG GATGACCAAGGCCTCTTTTGACAGACTTTTGAGCCTTATGTACGACCGCCTCATCCATCCGCCAAACCACAGGAACCCAATCGGCCCAGCAGAAAGACTAGCAGTCGCAATACG ATTCCTGACAACCGGCGGCTCCATGTTGGACATCGCTTTCAGTTACCGCATGCATGCGTCCACAGTGTCCGGGATTCTGAAAGAAACCCTACCTGCTATTTGGGACTGCCTTTCCCCAGTTGTACTCGCACAGCCAAGCAAAGATGAATGGGAGGCCATTAGAAAGAACTTCGATTCCAAGTGGAACTTTCCGAATGCTGTGGGGTGTATAGACGGCAAACATTTTGCTATTACTTGTCCTGATGGCAGTGGTTCGGAGTTTTACAATTATAAGGGTTTTTATTCATTGATCATGCTGGCTCTTGCAGACGCAAATTATCGCTTCATATTGGTTGATATTGGTGCCCATGGCCGAATGTCTGATGGCTCTTTTTTCAGAAAAAGTGCTATCAGAACGAGTTTTGAAAATAACACACTTGACTTGCCTTCGGGTCACAATGGCCTGCCGCTCTGCATTGTTGGAGACGCAACGTTTCCACTGAGGCCCTACTTAATGCGCCCCTACCCCGGTAGACAGTAG